The genomic interval AATGCCAGTACCGTTATACACATACACTGCCTTGGACTTATCAGCCTGAGGTGCAGCTGGTTGTTGTGATTGTTCTTGAGCCTGATCACGAGAAGAGTCCTGCGCGTTCTGCTTGTCAGCCGCATCTTTCTCATCCTGTGTACTTTCAGACTTCTTTTCCTCTGTCTTCTTCGCATCTTTTGCAGTGCTCTTTTTAGATGAAGAAATCTGGCGTGATGTGGTGGCACTTGGAATCAGGTTTAATCCATTCTTACCCAACCAGCCGTTTGTCCATGTCAAGAATGCTAAAGCGCATAAAGCTGCAATCAACACAGCAATAAGAAAAGGCATCACACGTGCAAGAATAGTTTTCTTTCCTCGATGTGCCCCACCATATGAATCAGTAAAAGCATCAAACTCATCACGTGGATAGTCCATTTTTGTGTGTGCCATATTTTCTCCTTGATATTTGCTGTGCCCCATTCTACGAAAGACCCTGCACTATTGAAGTCAACAGAGACTTAAATTCGTCATATCTTCATTTTTTCACACTCCACCTCTAGAATTACTGCTATGAACGAGCATCAGACACCTTTATCGCAACTTATTGACCCCTCATGGGCACAGGCACTTGCAGATGTGGAACCACAGATCCGCTCTTTAGGCAATATGCTGCGCGCTGAGCAAGCACAAGGCGTGCGCATTCTTCCCCCGGGAACATTGATTTTACGGGCGTTCACATATCCTTTGGATTCCATTAAGGTGCTGATTGTTGGTCAAGACCCTTACCCTACTCCAGGTCATGCAGTGGGTCTGAGCTTTTCTGTAGGCGCTCACGTGCATCCTCTTCCTAAAAGTCTTATTAATATTTATAAGGAATTAGTTGATGATCTCGGCGTTCCTGAACCGTCGAATGGTGATTTAACACCATGGGCAGATCAAGGTGTTATGCTTCTCAATCGCTCCTTAAGTGTTCGCGCTGGTCAAGCTAATTCTCATCAAGGTATGGGATGGGAAGCAGTAACTGAAGCAGCTATTCGAGCGCTGAATAATCGTCGAGATAGTACAGGTAAACCTCTGCCTTTGGTGGCGATTTTATGGGGCAACAATGCTCGCAGCCTTAAACCATTACTGACCAATGCTGCTGTTATCGAGTCTGCTCATCCCAGCCCATTATCAGCATATAGAGGATTCTTTGGTTCACGACCTTTTTCACGCACAAACGAAGCATTAATTGCTCAAGGCACGCAACCTATTAATTGGCAACTTCCCTAGCACACGTAAAGTAGGAACGTATACAAACGGGCAGACGCATAAACGCATATAAAGTAAACGCATATAAAGTTGTGTTGTGCACATCATATTGAGCACAACACACGAACTCGAGATATACCAATCTACGCACCTTCACGTACATCTATATATCTACCATTGACCCATCTACGCCAAATCAACCGGGTACGACTCTAAAAGTCGCACCATTTCTGAAAATTTTCTGAGCATCTTGCAGATATCCTGTGCAGATTAATCAGCATTCAGCGCAAAAAGTAGTCCTCTTCGATGTCCTGTTTTAAGGTGGAATCATGTCTATTTTTTCGCACACACCTGAAAATACTCATATACCTGATTTACACATGAGTTCTGCACCGCAACCTCCAGCAGGATCAGCTCCTGAAAGCCCTCAACGCGCAATGCAACTAGCTCAGCGTATGCGCGAACGTTTTTCTCAAGGTCTTGTGGGACAAGATGAACTACGAGAATCACTTATTATTACTCTTATTGCCGGCGGTCATATTCTTATTGAATCTGTTCCAGGTTTAGCTAAAACAACAGCAGCACGATTGCTTGCTTCATGCGTATCGGGAAGTTTTAAGCGTATCCAGTGCACACCCGACCTTATGCCTGCTGATTTAGTGGGTACGCAAGTTTTTGATTTCGCCACACAGAAAATGATTACTCAAATCGGCCCTGTGCACGCCAATATTGTTTTGCTCGACGAAATCAACCGTTCTAGCGCAAAAACACAGTCAGCTATGTTGGAATCTATGGCTGAAGGTGCCACCACCATTGGTGGAGAACGCATAGCTTTGCCACAACCGTTTATGGTTATTGCCACCCAAAATCCTGTGGAGGAAGAAGGAACATATAATCTTCCTGAAGCACAGATGGATCGTTTCATGATGAAAACAGTCATGACCTATCCAACAGCTGAACAAGAAGTAGCTATGTTGTCTATGCTAGGCAATCAGTCCAGTGATTCCATGCAATTTGAAAAGCAAGAATCTCACGCTATTTCCTTAAGTGATGTGAGTTATTTACGTTCTGCAGCTCGTCGTGTTCATGTTAGTGACGAAATTAAAAAGTATGTGGTCGATCTTGTGAGCACATCTCGCGGTGCAGGTCGCCATCCTATTAAAGGATTAGCTTCCTTGGTGCGTTTAGGCGCTTCTCCTCGCGCATCCATTAGCTTAATTCGTATTGCACAAGCTCAAGCGTTAATTAACGGACGTGACTATGTTATTCCTGAAGATGTGAAAGCTCATGCGCATAGCGTTTTGCGTCATCGCATTATCATGACTTTTGAAGCGCTTGCTGACGGTATTACATCGGATCAAGTTATTGACACCATTATTTCCACAGTTCCCGTTCCGTAAATTTTCCCATTCTCTTTTCTTGCATAGATAGCTCTAGCAGCGGTAAGAATATCTGAACAATGATTCTTATGCAATGCAGTTGTGTCATGTATTCATTGCAGCTAAGAGTGTGAACTACAGCAGAAAAAGAAAAGAACATTCGTGAGTTCAAAGGATTGTGTGTTGTGACACAGCAGAAAATAGTCGATCCGATTCGGCGAAAAATTGAGGCACTTGGTCCTCGTTTAAGCCTGCCTATTGTGCGTAAAGCAATGGGAATTGTAGAAGGAGAACATCCTAGCCGCCGTCGCGGTTCAGGAGATGAATTCCTTGACTTGCGCCCCTATATTATTGGCGATGAAGCGCGCTCCATAGATTGGAAGGCGAGCGCTCGCACCGGTCTTCCTATTGTTGCTTCACGCGAACATAGCGCAACGAGTAATGTGTGGATGATTATTGATTGCGGACGCCAATCAACGGGAAGTACCCCCTCCGGCGAACGCCATATTGACGTGTCTATGAATGCTGTTCGTATGTTTTCGATGCTTTCGCTCAAAAGAGGCGACAATGTGAATTTTGTATTGGGCGATCAGCATTCTATTACCCGTATGCCTTTTTCTGGTGGGTATGAACAGTGCGATGCTCTTCTTGACCAGATTGCTCATCGTGATATGCCCTACGATAGCGATTGGGATGCCCTCATGGATTATGCCACTCACCTTCGCGATAAGTATTCGCTCATGATTCTGGTGACAAGAGATAAATCATGGTCGCAGTCGTCTTTGCATCACGTGGGAATTCTCAGTCAAACTCACCCTGTTGTGGTAGTCAATATTGCCAGTGCTAATCCGTTTGAAAATGACTCGACCTTCCACACAATTTATGAAGGCAAAACAGGAGCACACATCCCAGCTTTTATGCGCAACGCATCAGTACGTCAAGAAGTTGCTATTTCTCGACAACTCATGGCAGATGATTTACACCATCGCTTAACTGCTCACGGCGCCACACTCTTTCATGCTGAATCTAATGAATCCATGTTTACGGAGTTTATTCACCGCATTTCATTGACTCAGCATTCTGCTCACTTCGGGCTAACTCCCCCATCGTCTACCTCATTATCTGCATGAGGTAGAGGAAGGATACGGTTTTATTCTTTTATGCTAAACACATACACTTTGGCTGGCACTTTTCACGGAACACCAGCCCCAGCTGTTGACGGAACTGCTCTGATTATTGCTTTACTTGTAAGCGCAGTTCTTGCAATTGTATGTATTGTTGCCTCAGTCATTGCTTTTTTGCCTCCTCGCGATCATGCTTCTAAGCATCACACAGCACATTCCCATCTCAGTGATGCAGATTTTAAGCATCGCATTCGCAGTGTGGAGGATTCTTATACTGCTGGCTCTATAAGCCGTCAGGAAGCCTTTCATGCATTGGCAGCTATTGCGCGTCAATTTGCTTCTGTTCGCTTAAATACTGATGTGACAAGCCATACTTTGGCAGATTTACAGCATACTGACGGCCTACAGTCTGCACATATGCACGGTATGAATTTGTTGCGCTCTACTATTGAAGGTTTATATCCTCCTGAGTTTGCTTATGAGGGGACGAATACGCGCAGCGCAGAAGTAACTGTTGTTCAGGCGTGCAGCTGGGTGACGTCAATTATTGAAAGGTGGGATGCCAAGCTATGATGTCGTTTATTCCCACTCGTCTTATCTGGCCTTTTGCTGGTCTGATTGCACTGGTCATCTGTCTCATTCTTGCTGGTGCAGCTTTTGCCCTTATCCGCCGCAAAAGAAACTCTGATTCTGTATGGCCATCTGATGAGCTCTCTTCATCAGACCACAAAATTGCTGTGGTCTATGATGTGGACGCAGATATGTCCGGCGAAACAGCATCGCGTTTTACAGCCATATACCGTCGAATGACTACGGTTGCCGTGAGCGCTTTAACTCTTTGTATTATTTCTGGATGTGTTTTATTGGCTCGTCCTGCGTCGATTTCTTCAGAGTCTACGCATAGTGCTTCACATGATATTGTGTTGTGTTTGGATGTGTCCGGTTCTGCTTTGTCGTATGATCGTCAAATTATTGCAGCCTACTCGCAATTAACACGCACTTTGCACGGGGAACGCATTGGTTTAAGTATTTTTAATTCCACTGCAAAAACTATTTTCCCTCTAACCGATGATTATTCTGTTATTAATAATCAGCTCAATTACGCTTATACACTGCTCAGTCGTGTGCAAACTCAAGAATCCATTGATGCCATGAGCGATAAAGAGTATCAAGAGGTTAATGATTGGCTTGATGGCACACAAAATGTGGAAAATTCGACTTCCCTGATTGGTGATGGCCTGGTTTCGTGCACCATGATGCTGCCGCAATTGAAGAGTTCCAACGCTCAGAAAGCTCGCACTGCATCCATTATTTTAGCCACCGATAATGTGCCCTCCGGCAAGCAAACCTTCACTTTGAATGAGGCCTTAGATATTGCTCGCTCATCACATATTAATGTGGATGCTTTATACGTTGGCACAGATAAAACGAGTAATTCTGAAGCAGCCGTTGAGATGAAAAAAGAAATTGAAGAGCACGGCGGTACCTATATTGATTTGAATTCACGCGATACTGTTGATCAGATTGTGCGAGATATTAGTTCTACAAAATCTGGCACACAGCTGCATGATCAGATAAGCGACATGGTAGATGCTCCAGCCTTAGTGGTGGGCTGCCTTGTATTATCCCTGATGATATTTGCTGTAGCTGCAGGAAGGATTCGTCGATAATATGAGTTTTATTCCTGTTTTTGGGGTACTTTTTTCTTCCCTCATTATGTTGTGCCTCATCGTAGTTATGGGGTGGCTGACGTTCAGCTATGTGAAAGCTCGACCAAACATTGATACTACTGTTCCTATGATGATTCGCCGATGGATATTGGTAATTGTAGCCTGCATTATGATTGCTGGACCAAGTAGTGTTGACCGCACGACTACACGCGCAATCAACGCGACGAACGTGTTTATTGCTGTGGATGTGACCGGGTCAATGGCTGTGCAAGATGCTCAGTATGGCTCAGAAAAAACCATAACGCGCATTCGTGCAGCTCGTAATGCTGTGCACTCTATTACCTCGAGTTATCCAGACGCACAGTTTTCTACGCTATCGTTTGGATCTCATGCCGCAGTGAATTTGCCGCTTACTCCTGATGTTCATGCTGTGGAAACCTGGGCTGATAGTTTAACCACAGAACCAACCCAGGTTTCTTCGGGCTCTACGCTTGATAAGCCTTTAAATGCTTTGACTACTGCCTTAAAAGCTGCTCAGGATGCTCACCCTGATGACACTATTGTGCTCTACATTATTTCTGATGGTGAGCAGACCAGCGGTGAATCCGTGAAAAGTTTTTCTGTGCTACGTAAATACGTCAAAAAAGCTGTAGTTGTAGGCGTAGGTTCAGAAGATGGCGGTAAAATCCCCCAGACAAAAACTGGCATTAATGCCATGACAACACCTCAGACAGACAGTTGGGTGCAAGATCCTGATACCAAAACTGATGGTATTTCTCAGCTCAATCCATCTAATTTAAGCACTATAGCTGATCAACTTTCTGGAACCTATGTTCATACAGAAGCTGACCGAGCTTTTATTTCCCAGCTCAAAACAGAATCTTCACAGCAATATCGTCTTACTGTAACCACGCGCACATCTACGCGCTCGGTATCTTTCATCTGGCCATGGGCTATTATTTTTACCATTGTATCCATGTGGGAGCTGGTGGCATGGTGGATAGAATCTAGAAAGTTGGTGCGCTTATGACACGCGAACTTAACTCTATGAATACTGCCAGAACTAGCGCTCATCGTTCATCTCTTCTGGTACGCATCGCATGGATTATAGGCATATGTCTTGCTCTTGCGGGGGCAGGTGTCTGCGGCGTGAATCTGGTCATGGCAAACTTATATAACACTGCTACTGAGCAACTGCATACCGCCATTGCTGATTATTCGACTTCTAACCCAGATTTGGAGGCTTTAGCCATAAGTCAAGCTCAAACTGATAGCCTCTTTACCGACGCATCGTCCCTAGCCTGGCTGCAAATTCCTGGATTAAATAATAATCTTGCTCATAATCAGCGTTTATCGGCGAAACTCACCCAGCAGATTCAAGACGATTTACGCAAGAAAGAAGAAAAAGAGCAAAATAATCAGCCATCGGCTAATACCTCAAGTTCAGATACTGAGTCCGACTCTTCAGCGTCGTCCTCATCTGATTCTCAGAGCACTCTTGATGAGAATGTTCAGGATCGTATGAAAACTTTGCTTGATCACAACACAGCTTCGAACAATCAGGTGGAGCCACAAGCTCCGAAAAATCATACGAAAAAACCATGGTAATAGTGCTCACGTGTGGCTCTACAACCACTTAAAGAGTTGTAGAGCCACTTAAAGAGCGCCTGGTGACTGACCTATTGTGCGAGGGCCACTGAATTATTAACTCTGCACGGTTGGTTATAGCTGGCATATCTGTAATAGCTGCAATATCTGCAATAGCTGTTATTGCTGTAATATCCGGGCGTGTTATCCACATCGGTTCACATTGCCGCGTTGATTATGCTAGAGCGTATATATCTCACACAATAGATATATGACGAAAACATTTGCACAGCTTCAAAACGATATGAAGCGCCCTTTAATTGACCGTATCAGTGGATTATCTGCTCACACACGCCCTCATGATGTTGACAGTGATTACTCTTGTGCTTTTATTCGAACAGTATCATTGAACGTTCCAGGTCAGTGTTCGTGCGCGGATACCTATAACTACTGCCGTTATATAGCTGCGAGCGCTTTATCTTCAACTCATTGCAGCATCGATGATACTATCAGTTTGCTTTATCAATGTGCTCATCTGGCGTGGCAAGGTTATGCCGGCGAGACTTTCCGCACTCAATGTTCTCAGTTAAGTGCCGAGCTGAGTCAGGAAAACTGCACTATCTATGAAGACATGGTGAGATGCACATGAGTGAGAAGACCTATACTTTTGCTCGTCTTATAGGCGGAACCACTTTTATTGACAATCCCGAAGAGATTCATGCCATGGCTACTCGGCTAATATCTCAAGCAGATATACTAGAAACTCATGCTGCAGCATTGCAGCGCGCGCACAGTTTTAACTGGCAACAACTCACAAGGATGCAATCGTGCCCTTTTGCGAGTAGTCTACCTGAGCATCCCTCTGCGCTGCAGCTGAGCTTGTTGAGTTCTCTTCCCAGCCGCTATGTGCAACACATTATGGCGTATGCTCATCGCATACACGTCATGGCTGATGCTGTTATACGTGCGCTCAATCTGTATTCTCAGACTGAAGCACACACAACTCGTCTTCTGTCAGCCCTAGTGATGGTGGGAGCATACCGGTATCCACTTCACACTGCTTTTGCGCTGGGATTGTGGGCAAGCGTAGAAGAATTAGCATCACCACGATCCTCTTCTGTGGGAGTTCTTACTCGTCACGCTCAACTTCAGGAAAGTTATCTCAATGGCGTAGGCCATGCCATGAATCCAGTAGAAGGAATTCCTGGTGTTGCTCAATCTCTTGCTCACCCGCTGTCCCCTCTCAGCAGTGAGCATATCAGCTACAATCTGTCTATTTCACCTATATCTGTTGCGCATCCTCTGCCTGCTGCCCATAGTTTGCATGATGGCATTGTCAATCTTGAACATTTGAGCATCGGACAACCTGGTAATCAATATGGCACAGTGGCCATTCAACGCTATACGCACAGCAACGGCTCACATTCTTGGGTCGTTACTATACCGGGAACAGATGGTCAGCCAGATTCTCCTTTTGGGTGGAGTCAAAATCTCAACCTCATGTCCTCATCTGCCCATACTCAAGGTTTAGCGCATAGCCGCATTGCTGTTCAGAATGCAATGCGTCAAGCCGGAGTACAGAGTGGAGATAAAGTTGCGCTCGTGGGGCATTCTCAGGGCGGTATTATTGCAGCATCATTAGCAAGTGATCCCGAGCAGCCTTATGCGATTTCCCATGTGGTGACCGCAGGATCTCCTATTGCACAACATCGTGTGAATCTACACAAGACGTGGGTGACCGGTGTTGAAACAGATCGCGAAATCGTTTCGAATCTCGATGGCAGAGAAAACCCTCAGCACCCGCATTGGCTTACTATACGAGGTGAAATCACTGATTCACAGCGCGGATTGGAACCCACAGCTATTCGTGGAGCCAGCAACAAGCATGAGCTATCTCACGGCATGAATTATCATCGCGCAACCTATGAAGATGCTCAAAAACTGCCTAGCACAACTCTAAAGGAGCATGAAGAACATTTTCGCAGTCTTACCGAAGGAACAATGGATAAAAATTTGTATTTCATATGCCGAATAGCTTAAAACGGAAGCCCCCCTATGGGTTCATGCCTTGCCGTACTCTAGAGATATGAATTTGACTGATATTACTCCCCACATTGCGTTAAGCCCTCTTGACGGTCGTTATCAATCAGCTACTTCTCCCCTCATTGAATATTTGAGTGAACCTGCTCTCAATCGCGCACGTATCCATGTAGAAATTGAATGGATGATTGAGCTAGCTAATGGTGATGGCGGTCAATGCGTTATTCCAGGTGTTCAACCTTTTACACCAGAGGAAATTGAGTATCTGCGTGCTATTGAAGCTGATTTTAATGAAGACAGTATTGCTGAGCTTGCTTCCATTGAGTCAGTCACTCATCATGATGTGAAAGCAGTTGAATACTATATTGACCGTCGTTTGGAGATTGCCGAAGAGCATCTTGGCACCACTCAATTGCCTCGTTTGAAGCCTTTGGTTCATTTTGCGTGCACAAGCGAAGATATTAATAACCTCTCTTATGCTTTATGTGTAAAAAATGCTGTGGAAAATATTTGGCTTCCAGCAGCGCATAAACTCATCGATCAGCTCACTGCTTTTGCAGAAAAATATCGCGATATGCCTATGCTGAGCTTGACGCACGGCCAGCCTGCTACCCCAAGTACTTTGGGTAAAGAAATGGCTGTGTGGGTTTATCGCCTGAGCCGTCAAATTCGCTTTGTTGAAAATCAAGAGTATTTAGGAAAAATTAATGGCGCTACCGGTACTTTCGGCGCTCATAGCGCAGCTCTTCCTGACGTGGATTGGGTAAGCCTATCTC from Alloscardovia omnicolens carries:
- a CDS encoding LytR C-terminal domain-containing protein, with the protein product MAHTKMDYPRDEFDAFTDSYGGAHRGKKTILARVMPFLIAVLIAALCALAFLTWTNGWLGKNGLNLIPSATTSRQISSSKKSTAKDAKKTEEKKSESTQDEKDAADKQNAQDSSRDQAQEQSQQPAAPQADKSKAVYVYNGTGITGFAASKAAVLTNDGYANVTPSNPNNASSLPSVNTVWYVNEADKVTAQDIASKLGISAVEQVSSLSSGDIAVVLIQQ
- the purB gene encoding adenylosuccinate lyase, with translation MNLTDITPHIALSPLDGRYQSATSPLIEYLSEPALNRARIHVEIEWMIELANGDGGQCVIPGVQPFTPEEIEYLRAIEADFNEDSIAELASIESVTHHDVKAVEYYIDRRLEIAEEHLGTTQLPRLKPLVHFACTSEDINNLSYALCVKNAVENIWLPAAHKLIDQLTAFAEKYRDMPMLSLTHGQPATPSTLGKEMAVWVYRLSRQIRFVENQEYLGKINGATGTFGAHSAALPDVDWVSLSHRFVSQRLGLTWNPLTTQIENHDWQAELYSTISHFNRIAHNLAQDVWMYISRGVFAQVPVKGATGSSTMPHKVNPIRFENAEANLELSCALLDSLSATLVESRWQRDLTDSTTQRNIGVALGYSLLALYNLSGGLDSIHPHESVIAAELDNNWEVLGEPIQTAMRAQALKGIDGMDNPYERVKELMRGHSINAEDVEKFIATLNFEEDTAARLAALTPSTYTGVASKLVDFMHR
- a CDS encoding DUF58 domain-containing protein; this translates as MTQQKIVDPIRRKIEALGPRLSLPIVRKAMGIVEGEHPSRRRGSGDEFLDLRPYIIGDEARSIDWKASARTGLPIVASREHSATSNVWMIIDCGRQSTGSTPSGERHIDVSMNAVRMFSMLSLKRGDNVNFVLGDQHSITRMPFSGGYEQCDALLDQIAHRDMPYDSDWDALMDYATHLRDKYSLMILVTRDKSWSQSSLHHVGILSQTHPVVVVNIASANPFENDSTFHTIYEGKTGAHIPAFMRNASVRQEVAISRQLMADDLHHRLTAHGATLFHAESNESMFTEFIHRISLTQHSAHFGLTPPSSTSLSA
- a CDS encoding VWA domain-containing protein, with product MSFIPVFGVLFSSLIMLCLIVVMGWLTFSYVKARPNIDTTVPMMIRRWILVIVACIMIAGPSSVDRTTTRAINATNVFIAVDVTGSMAVQDAQYGSEKTITRIRAARNAVHSITSSYPDAQFSTLSFGSHAAVNLPLTPDVHAVETWADSLTTEPTQVSSGSTLDKPLNALTTALKAAQDAHPDDTIVLYIISDGEQTSGESVKSFSVLRKYVKKAVVVGVGSEDGGKIPQTKTGINAMTTPQTDSWVQDPDTKTDGISQLNPSNLSTIADQLSGTYVHTEADRAFISQLKTESSQQYRLTVTTRTSTRSVSFIWPWAIIFTIVSMWELVAWWIESRKLVRL
- a CDS encoding MoxR family ATPase; the encoded protein is MSSAPQPPAGSAPESPQRAMQLAQRMRERFSQGLVGQDELRESLIITLIAGGHILIESVPGLAKTTAARLLASCVSGSFKRIQCTPDLMPADLVGTQVFDFATQKMITQIGPVHANIVLLDEINRSSAKTQSAMLESMAEGATTIGGERIALPQPFMVIATQNPVEEEGTYNLPEAQMDRFMMKTVMTYPTAEQEVAMLSMLGNQSSDSMQFEKQESHAISLSDVSYLRSAARRVHVSDEIKKYVVDLVSTSRGAGRHPIKGLASLVRLGASPRASISLIRIAQAQALINGRDYVIPEDVKAHAHSVLRHRIIMTFEALADGITSDQVIDTIISTVPVP
- a CDS encoding DUF6466 family protein, translating into MTRELNSMNTARTSAHRSSLLVRIAWIIGICLALAGAGVCGVNLVMANLYNTATEQLHTAIADYSTSNPDLEALAISQAQTDSLFTDASSLAWLQIPGLNNNLAHNQRLSAKLTQQIQDDLRKKEEKEQNNQPSANTSSSDTESDSSASSSSDSQSTLDENVQDRMKTLLDHNTASNNQVEPQAPKNHTKKPW
- a CDS encoding VWA domain-containing protein, translated to MMSFIPTRLIWPFAGLIALVICLILAGAAFALIRRKRNSDSVWPSDELSSSDHKIAVVYDVDADMSGETASRFTAIYRRMTTVAVSALTLCIISGCVLLARPASISSESTHSASHDIVLCLDVSGSALSYDRQIIAAYSQLTRTLHGERIGLSIFNSTAKTIFPLTDDYSVINNQLNYAYTLLSRVQTQESIDAMSDKEYQEVNDWLDGTQNVENSTSLIGDGLVSCTMMLPQLKSSNAQKARTASIILATDNVPSGKQTFTLNEALDIARSSHINVDALYVGTDKTSNSEAAVEMKKEIEEHGGTYIDLNSRDTVDQIVRDISSTKSGTQLHDQISDMVDAPALVVGCLVLSLMIFAVAAGRIRR
- a CDS encoding uracil-DNA glycosylase — its product is MNEHQTPLSQLIDPSWAQALADVEPQIRSLGNMLRAEQAQGVRILPPGTLILRAFTYPLDSIKVLIVGQDPYPTPGHAVGLSFSVGAHVHPLPKSLINIYKELVDDLGVPEPSNGDLTPWADQGVMLLNRSLSVRAGQANSHQGMGWEAVTEAAIRALNNRRDSTGKPLPLVAILWGNNARSLKPLLTNAAVIESAHPSPLSAYRGFFGSRPFSRTNEALIAQGTQPINWQLP